One Rissa tridactyla isolate bRisTri1 chromosome 1, bRisTri1.patW.cur.20221130, whole genome shotgun sequence DNA segment encodes these proteins:
- the NMS gene encoding LOW QUALITY PROTEIN: neuromedin-S (The sequence of the model RefSeq protein was modified relative to this genomic sequence to represent the inferred CDS: inserted 2 bases in 1 codon), which yields MPPPPPALPWLLAACCLCALPRGSGFPQPFSRYRDGVDLPKSQQLALCFSQWMELSNQPQISSTVLDLCYSIFNSMHTNEESQIAAAKFTKKDSHGALGRPFFLFRPRNGRTIEGSEGVNCTWNTKTXDFSLLQVTFSHLILQESPLSQISACRWKSPSHQN from the exons atgcccccgccgccgcccgccctgccctggctgctggccGCCTGCTGCCTCTGCGCCCTCCCGCGGGGCTCAG GGTTCCCCCAGCCTTTCTCGCGCTACAGGGACGGCGTGGACCTACCCAAAAGCCAG CAACTGGCGCTGTGCTTCAGTCAGTGGATGGAACTGTCTAATCAACCCCAG ATCTCCAGCACTGTTTTGGATCTTTGTTATTCCATATTCAACAGTATGCATACAAATGAG GAATCACAGATTGCTGCTGCAAAGTTTACAAAGAAG gATAGTCATGGGGCTCTGGGAcggccttttttccttttcagg cCTCGAAACGGAAGAACTATTGAAGGCAGTG aGGGTGTAAATTGTACTTGGAACACAAAAAC AGACTTCTCTCTTCTCCAAGTGACCTTCAGTCACCTAATCCTACAGGAGAGCCCACTATCACAGATCTCTGCATGCAGGTGGAAGTCACCCTCACATCAGAATTAG